The Humulus lupulus chromosome 3, drHumLupu1.1, whole genome shotgun sequence genome window below encodes:
- the LOC133822953 gene encoding pre-mRNA-splicing factor ATP-dependent RNA helicase DEAH10, whose protein sequence is MAPGNLNNTTPNGNSANDNRKVDTFARRQKLLQHRKSLPIAIVERRLIDEVRKNDILIIVGETGSGKTTQIPQFLFNAGFCKEGKSIGITQPRRVAAVTVAKRVAEECGVELGQRVGYSIRFEDVTSSSTRIKYMTDGLLLREALLDPYLSRYSVIIVDEAHERTVQSDVLLGLLKNVQIARSKSNGHLNTETNKPKNGTMLEKENDVQSSIFLKHDQGKKFPPLKLIVMSASLDARVFSDYFGGAKAVHVHGRQFPVEILYTFHPEPDYLDATLITVFQIHLEEALGDILVFLTGQEEIESVEILIKERVLQLPENNKKLVTVPIFSSLPSEQQMRVFAPTPAGYRKVILATNIAETSVTIPGIKYVIDPGLVKARSYDPKQGLESLTVVPISKAQALQRSGRAGREGAGKCFRLYPESEFEKLENSTKPEIKRCNLANVILQLKALGVDDIIGFDFIEKPSRSAIVKSLEQLFLLGALTDECKLSDPVGRQMSKLPLDPVYSKALIIASEFKCLQEMLITVAMLSVESIFYAPRDKLDEARAAMKCFSSPEGDHLTLINVFGAANEFLEKKNLTCGKEKADKILRKWCKENFINSRSLRHARDIHNQIREHVQQMGLHIVSCGDDVLNFRRCLAASFFLNAALKQPEGTYRALASGQMVQIHPSSVLFQKKPECLIYNELIQTNHKYIHKITRIDYLWLTELAPQFYSMQS, encoded by the exons ATGGCTCCAGGGAACCTTAACAACACCACACCAAATGGCAACTCTGCTAATGACAATCGAAAAGTCGATACCTTTGCTAG GAGACAAAAATTGTTGCAGCATAGAAAGTCTCTTCCTATTGCTATTG TCGAGCGACGACTCATAGATGAGGTTCGGAAGAATGATATTTTGATCATTGTTGGTGAAACTGGAAGTGGAAAAACAACCC AAATACCTCAGTTTCTGTTCAATGCTGGATTTTGTAAAGAAGGGAAATCTATTGGGATAACTCAACCTAGGCGTGTTGCTGCTGTTACCGTTGCGAAAAGGGTTGCCGAGGAATGTGGTGTGGAGTTGGGTCAAAGGGTTGGATACTCAATTAGATTTGAGGATGTGACTTCTAGTTCAACAAGGATCAAGTACATGACTGATGGGTTACTGTTGAG GGAAGCATTGTTGGATCCATATCTCAGTAGATATTCAGTTATAATTGTTGATGAAGCTCATGAGAGAACTGTCCAGAGTGATGTGTTACTAGGACTTCTAAAAAATGTTCAAATTGCACGGTCAAAATCAAATGGCCATCTAAATACTGAAACAAATAAGCCAAAGAATGGCACGATGTTGGAGAAAGAAAATGATGTTCAGTCTTCAATTTTTCTCAAGCATGACCAAGGAAAGAAATTCCCTCCGCTGAAGTTGATTGTCATGTCTGCCAGTTTGGATGCACGTGTCTTCTCTGATTACTTTGGTGGTGCAAAAGCTGTTCATGTCCACGGGCGACAGTTTCCGGTGGAGATATTATATACATTTCATCCAGAACCAGATTATTTAGATGCCACCTTAATTACTGTGTTCCAG ATTCATCTGGAGGAGGCCCTTGGTGATATACTTGTATTTTTGACTGGGCAAGAAGAGATTGAATCCGTTGAAATACTTATCAAAGAGCGAGTTCTACAGTTACCTGAAAACAATAAAAAACTAGTAACTGTTCCAATATTTTCATCTCTTCCATCAGAACAGCAGATGCGAGTTTTCGCACCAACTCCAGCTGGGTATCGTAAG GTGATACTGGCTACAAATATTGCTGAGACATCCGTAACTATTCCTGGAATTAAGTATGTTATAGATCCAGGATTGGTGAAAGCACGCTCGTATGATCCAAAGCAAGGATTGGAATCTTTGACTGTTGTACCGATTTCAAAGGCACAGGCTCTTCAAAGGAG TGGACGTGCTGGGCGAGAAGGGGCTGGAAAGTGTTTCCGTCTTTACCCAGAGAGTGAATTTGAGAAACTTGAGAACTCAACAAAGCCAGAGATCAAGAGATGCAACCTTGCTAATGTCATTTTGCAACTCAAGGCTCTGGGTGTGGATGATATCATCGGGTTCGACTTTATAGAAAAACCTTCAAG GTCAGCTATTGTCAAATCATTGGAGCAGTTGTTCTTGCTAGGTGCTTTAACAGATGAATGTAAACTCTCAGATCCAGTTGGTCGTCAAATGTCAAAACTTCCTTTAGATCCTGTTTATTCAAAAGCTCTTATCATAGCCAGTGAGTTCAAGTGCTTGCAAGAAATGTTGATAACCGTTGCAATGCTTTCGGTGGAATCTATATTTTACGCTCCCCGTGATAAGTTAGATGAG GCAAGAGCTGCAATGAAATGCTTTTCAAGCCCTGAGGGAGATCACCTCACTTTGATTAATGTATTTGGAGCAGCTAACGAGTTTCTGGAGAAGAAGAACTTGACCTGTGGTAAAGAGAAAGCTGACAAGATCCTAAGAAAATGGTGCAAGGAAAACTTTATCAATAGTCGCTCCCTAAGACATGCTCGTGATATTCACAA CCAAATACGAGAACATGTTCAGCAAATGGGTCTTCATATTGTCTCTTGTGGAGATGACGTACTAAACTTCCGCAGATGTCTTGCTGCTTCATTTTTTCTCAATGCAGCTCTAAAGCAACCTGAGGGAACATATAG GGCTTTGGCAAGTGGTCAGATGGTGCAGATCCACCCTTCATCTGTGTTATTCCAGAAAAAACCGGAATGCTTAATTTACAACGAACTAATCCAAACTAACCACAAGTATATCCACAAAATAACCAGAATTGACTACTTGTGGTTAACTGAACTGGCTCCCCAATTTTATTCCATGCAGAGTTGA
- the LOC133824644 gene encoding uncharacterized protein LOC133824644 translates to MLEAHLSNKLSSQPEMNPKENASTVTLRSEKQYDPPSPPMPRNLSSKPQVECSVDEDLPPKPNNPTQPTPKPNFVTPPPFPSRLKKTKKEEVDKEILDTFHKVEVNIPLLDAIKQMSRYAMFLKELCTNKSSINVIPFSIYASLNLSPLEETGVIIQFADRSNAYPRGVIEDVLVQVNKLVFATDFYVLDMEDESIPCSTPILLGRPFMKIARTKIDLHDGTLTMESDGEIIRFNIFEAMRYPSDVHAIYSLEVLDILSQRVLDLHNEDYLEVALREHLVLTDEDFSDEITDVIIALNSGFDKTFKKVAFMDLPISNEKLQP, encoded by the exons ATGTTGGAAGCTCATCTGTCTAATAAATTGTCTTCACAACCTGAGATGAATCCCAAGGAGAATGCTAGTACAGTAACTTTGAGAAGCGAGAAGCAATATGATCCACCTAGTCCTCCAATGCCTCGTAATTTGTCATCCAAGCCACAAGTTGAGTGCTCAGTTGATGAAGATTTGCCTCCAAAGCCAAACAACCCTACACAGCCAACCCCTAAGCCTAATTTTGTCACCCCACCTCCTTTCCCAAGTAGATTGAAGAAGActaaaaaggaagaggttgacaaggaaATTCTTGATACATTCCACAAGGTAGAAGTGAATATTCCTCTTCTTGACGCTATTAAACAGATGTCGCGCTATGCTATGTTTTTGAAAGAATTATGCACTAATAAGT CCTCTATAAATGTCATTCCATTCTCCATTTATGCTTCATTGAATCTCAGTCCACTTGAAGAAACAGGGGTGATTATTCAATTTGCTGATAGGTCGAATGCTTATCCCAGGGGTGTAATAGAAGATGTTTTAGTTCAAGTGAATAAATTGGTGTTTGCAACAGATTTCtatgttcttgatatggaagatgaatcCATTCCATGCTCCACTCCAATTTTGTTGGGAAGACCATTCATGAAAATTGCAAGAACCAAGATTGATCTGCATGACGGTACATTGACCATGGAATCTGACGGGGAGATAATTCGATTCaatatttttgaggctatgaggTATCCAAGTGATGTACATGCTATTTACTCTCTTGAAGTGTTGGATATCCTTTCTCAACGAGTCTTAGATTTGCATAATGAAGACTATTTAGAGGTTGCATTGAGAGAGCATCTTGTATTGACCGATGAAGATTTTTCTGATGAGATCACGGATGTCATAATCGCACTCAATAGTGGTTTTGACAAGACTTTTAAGAAGGttgcatttatggatttaccgATTTCTAATGAGAAATTGCAGCCATAA